A stretch of Aerococcus christensenii DNA encodes these proteins:
- a CDS encoding prepilin peptidase: MLFTALRLFIFSSILASFFVVVAQRTLNNTSFILGRSHCDYCHTPLKFRHLIPILSYYFQKGRCAFCHHPLSPIYPLAEITFALITPFLILLNFPNFFLITLIHILLFIMAISDLTTLIVPDRWQVLLAILALFSFFQTISSEKIYSHLLLAGGLTLLFFFLSKGNHSKIGGADIKCLLILSFILSPMQFSLLLLVSSGLMVAVFFGMWGLGYKLSTLKLPFLPAIWLGFDVVLCMPFVF; encoded by the coding sequence ATGCTTTTCACAGCCCTTCGACTTTTTATTTTCTCTAGTATTTTGGCTTCATTTTTTGTCGTTGTCGCCCAACGCACGCTCAATAACACCTCTTTTATCTTAGGGAGGTCTCACTGTGACTATTGTCATACTCCTCTCAAATTCAGGCACCTCATTCCCATACTTTCCTATTATTTCCAAAAAGGGCGGTGTGCTTTTTGTCACCATCCTCTCTCTCCAATTTATCCCCTCGCAGAAATCACCTTTGCCTTGATAACCCCTTTTCTTATTCTTTTGAACTTTCCCAATTTCTTTCTTATTACCCTGATACATATTCTTTTATTTATCATGGCTATCAGTGATCTCACAACCCTTATAGTGCCCGACAGATGGCAAGTTTTACTAGCTATTCTAGCTCTCTTTTCTTTTTTTCAAACTATTTCTTCTGAAAAAATCTATAGTCACCTGTTGTTAGCGGGAGGCTTAACGCTTCTTTTTTTCTTTCTCTCTAAAGGAAATCATTCAAAAATCGGAGGAGCAGATATAAAATGTCTCTTGATCTTAAGCTTTATTCTGTCCCCGATGCAATTTTCGCTGCTTTTGTTAGTAAGTAGCGGACTGATGGTCGCTGTTTTCTTCGGAATGTGGGGATTAGGTTACAAACTTTCTACCCTCAAGTTACCTTTTTTACCCGCTATCTGGCTAGGGTTTGATGTTGTTCTTTGCATGCCCTTTGTATTTTAA
- a CDS encoding cation diffusion facilitator family transporter, producing MDYRIIGLQNEQQYRWVKQQIERLNTTYHLAIKINEDVVSVEDEAREELLQRILSFEQLTMIPNKETKLKKVFSLRADTHQGTLKRMRLVLLVNAFFTVFEAIFGLALNSAAIFSDAIHDSGDVLSIGIAWFFEKLSTKKANDMYSYGYWRFSLLGGLVTAIVLLVGSLIIIVTSLPKVIHPEVVNVTGMFWVSIFAILVNGYCTYLLMRGESSNENLLNIHSWEDVLGWLAILIMSIVLKFSNWYFLDPLLSIGIAVWIIKHTLPEILKISKIFLQAVPDDIDIKELRYALLDLPEVDGISHLHIWSIDGQRHMASVMVATCRLSVEAQSQLKQEIRDIVVAYHIVHITIDVVVDPDHMIQV from the coding sequence ATGGATTATCGAATTATAGGACTACAAAATGAGCAGCAGTACCGATGGGTAAAGCAGCAAATAGAACGTTTAAATACCACCTATCATTTAGCTATTAAGATAAATGAAGATGTTGTTTCTGTCGAAGATGAAGCAAGGGAAGAATTATTGCAACGTATTTTAAGTTTTGAGCAGTTAACGATGATTCCTAATAAAGAAACAAAGTTGAAAAAAGTTTTTTCACTTCGTGCAGATACCCATCAAGGGACCTTAAAACGTATGCGGTTAGTGCTACTAGTTAATGCATTTTTTACTGTTTTTGAAGCGATATTTGGGTTAGCTTTGAATAGTGCGGCTATTTTCTCAGATGCTATTCATGATTCTGGAGATGTCCTCTCTATAGGGATTGCTTGGTTCTTTGAAAAACTATCCACTAAAAAAGCGAATGACATGTATTCCTACGGCTATTGGAGATTTTCTCTGTTAGGGGGCTTAGTGACAGCCATTGTATTATTAGTGGGCTCTTTGATTATTATAGTAACCTCACTTCCTAAGGTGATTCATCCAGAAGTTGTGAATGTCACAGGAATGTTTTGGGTTTCTATTTTTGCAATTCTTGTAAATGGCTATTGTACCTACCTATTAATGCGTGGGGAATCCTCCAATGAAAATTTATTAAATATTCATTCTTGGGAAGATGTTTTAGGATGGCTGGCTATTTTGATAATGAGTATTGTTTTGAAATTTAGTAATTGGTATTTTTTAGATCCCTTACTTTCCATTGGAATCGCGGTGTGGATTATCAAGCATACTTTGCCTGAAATATTAAAAATTTCGAAAATCTTCCTTCAGGCAGTCCCTGATGATATTGATATTAAAGAATTACGTTATGCCTTACTGGATTTGCCAGAAGTCGATGGCATTTCACATTTACATATTTGGTCTATCGATGGGCAGAGACACATGGCTTCTGTGATGGTAGCCACTTGTCGGTTAAGTGTAGAAGCTCAGAGCCAATTAAAACAAGAAATTCGAGATATTGTAGTGGCTTATCATATTGTACACATTACCATTGATGTGGTGGTTGATCCTGATCATATGATTCAAGTCTAA
- a CDS encoding CtsR family transcriptional regulator, giving the protein MMNRNMSDIIEEYLKNVLKDTEHIEIRRSEIADQFECVPSQINYVINTRFTPKQGYHVESKRGGGGYIRIMKLNMVDEADYIDRMIRLVDDRVSLRDATAILNNLVKNEILLESEAHIMHSAIDKVVMDNFQEPDRVRAIILKNMLDRLKYT; this is encoded by the coding sequence ATAATGAATCGAAACATGTCTGATATCATTGAGGAATATTTAAAAAATGTTTTAAAAGATACGGAACATATTGAAATTCGGCGAAGTGAGATTGCGGACCAATTTGAGTGTGTTCCTTCTCAAATTAACTATGTCATTAATACGCGCTTTACACCTAAACAAGGGTACCACGTAGAAAGTAAGCGTGGAGGCGGCGGATATATTCGTATTATGAAGCTAAATATGGTAGACGAAGCAGATTATATTGATCGAATGATTCGCTTAGTGGATGATCGAGTTTCTTTGAGAGATGCGACAGCTATTTTAAATAATTTAGTGAAGAATGAGATCTTATTGGAGAGTGAAGCACATATTATGCATTCCGCCATTGACAAAGTGGTGATGGATAATTTTCAAGAACCGGATCGTGTGCGGGCAATTATTTTGAAAAATATGCTTGATCGGTTAAAATATACGTAA
- a CDS encoding ATP-dependent Clp protease ATP-binding subunit — translation MSENYTEKAKQALELAANEAQYFKQNAVGTEHLLLGLYQESEGVAHAVLKNYLSSYEEVREEVECVAGRGTSDSIRDAGGKIRYTPRLNKVLYQAMTFSEELKSSLIGTEHLLLALLDEDLLANRILKNMNVERETLRKEIYRMLRRKEPVHVRDGQSATKAAQKPSILESLTKDMTKACSEGKIDPVIGRQNEIRRVMQCLSRRTQNNPVLVGEPGVGKTAIVEGVAQSISQGTAPDKLSTKRILWLDMGALVAGTKYRGEFEDRMKNMIYELEENKDIILFIDELHTIIGAGGAEGSIDASNLLKPALSRGQVQLIGATTLNEYQKYIEKDTALERRFGKILVEEPSQDESISILKGIRPAYEKFHRVNITDEAVEASVRLSSRYLQDRFLPDKAIDVMDEAAATKRLNTKGKKKGNDLYQLQKDIERLKQAKEAAVIEQKFQKASKLYHQQLELEQKFAKAKEGTDESSEPFAISIGRKEIEALLSTWTGIPLEQLSQKENEKLKHLEENLHRRVKGQEDAVNAVSRAVKRVRSGLTQGNRPIGSFMFLGPTGVGKTELAKALAENLFGSERALIRLDMSEYMEKYSSSRMIGSAPGYVGFEEGGQLTEKIRQHPYAVVLFDEIEKAHPDVFDLLLQVLDDGYITDSKGRKVDFKNTIIIMTSNVGVRELQDQKTVGFTQEQVHSDYKAMKSQVMNSLKKRFRPEFLNRVDEILVFHALTENHLKEIVHKFTQALVAQCEHQGIRLRLTPKVIEKLAKEGYQPDLGARPLRRLIQRKIEDPISEGIIDQVISRGDHVQIGSQKGEFYLRVSHPDGTKSVIKIDQ, via the coding sequence ATGAGTGAAAATTATACAGAAAAGGCAAAACAAGCTTTAGAACTAGCGGCTAATGAGGCTCAATATTTTAAACAAAATGCTGTAGGGACAGAGCATCTCTTGCTTGGCCTTTACCAAGAATCAGAAGGCGTTGCCCATGCGGTTCTCAAAAATTATTTATCGAGTTATGAAGAAGTTCGTGAGGAAGTAGAATGTGTAGCTGGAAGAGGGACAAGTGATTCCATTAGAGATGCTGGTGGTAAAATACGGTATACGCCCCGCTTAAATAAGGTGCTTTATCAGGCGATGACTTTCTCTGAAGAATTAAAAAGTTCATTAATTGGAACAGAACATTTACTACTTGCCTTGTTAGATGAGGATTTACTGGCTAATCGCATTCTAAAGAATATGAATGTTGAACGGGAAACTTTGCGTAAAGAAATCTATAGGATGCTTAGACGTAAGGAACCTGTTCACGTGAGAGACGGACAATCTGCGACTAAAGCGGCTCAAAAGCCATCTATTTTAGAAAGCCTAACGAAAGATATGACCAAAGCTTGCTCTGAAGGAAAGATAGATCCCGTAATCGGACGGCAGAATGAAATCCGACGGGTGATGCAGTGTTTAAGCCGGCGTACTCAAAATAACCCTGTTTTAGTAGGAGAACCTGGCGTAGGAAAGACAGCTATTGTGGAAGGAGTAGCCCAATCTATTAGTCAAGGTACGGCTCCGGATAAGCTGTCAACCAAGCGAATTTTATGGCTAGATATGGGCGCTTTGGTGGCAGGAACAAAATACCGTGGGGAATTCGAAGACCGTATGAAAAATATGATCTATGAATTGGAAGAAAATAAGGATATTATTTTATTCATTGATGAACTGCATACCATTATTGGTGCGGGAGGTGCAGAGGGGTCAATTGATGCTTCGAACCTTTTAAAACCTGCTTTAAGCCGGGGACAAGTGCAATTGATTGGAGCGACTACACTGAATGAATATCAAAAATATATCGAAAAAGATACGGCTTTAGAGCGACGCTTTGGGAAAATTTTAGTAGAGGAACCTAGCCAAGATGAAAGTATTTCGATTTTGAAGGGGATTCGACCAGCCTACGAAAAATTTCACCGTGTAAATATTACAGATGAAGCGGTTGAAGCCTCGGTTCGCTTATCTAGTCGCTATCTTCAAGACCGCTTCTTACCTGATAAGGCTATTGATGTGATGGATGAAGCGGCTGCAACGAAACGCCTCAATACTAAAGGAAAGAAAAAAGGAAATGACCTTTATCAGTTACAAAAAGATATTGAACGCTTAAAGCAAGCCAAAGAAGCAGCGGTAATTGAGCAAAAATTTCAAAAAGCATCCAAACTTTATCATCAGCAACTGGAATTAGAGCAAAAGTTTGCGAAGGCTAAAGAAGGAACGGATGAATCCTCAGAACCATTTGCTATCAGTATCGGTCGAAAAGAAATAGAAGCTTTATTATCAACGTGGACTGGTATTCCGCTAGAGCAACTGAGTCAAAAAGAAAATGAAAAATTAAAACACCTTGAGGAAAATTTACATCGTCGGGTGAAGGGACAGGAAGATGCAGTGAATGCGGTCAGTCGAGCAGTTAAGCGTGTGAGAAGTGGACTCACACAAGGCAACCGTCCGATTGGATCCTTCATGTTCTTAGGCCCTACAGGAGTAGGGAAAACAGAATTAGCTAAAGCCCTTGCTGAGAATTTATTTGGATCTGAACGGGCCTTGATTCGCTTAGATATGTCTGAATACATGGAAAAATATTCTTCAAGTCGTATGATCGGCTCTGCGCCTGGCTATGTAGGATTTGAAGAAGGGGGACAACTGACGGAAAAAATTCGTCAGCATCCTTATGCAGTTGTTTTGTTTGATGAAATAGAAAAGGCACATCCGGATGTGTTTGATCTTCTTTTACAAGTCTTGGATGATGGCTATATTACAGATAGTAAGGGAAGAAAGGTCGACTTTAAAAATACGATTATTATCATGACTTCTAATGTGGGTGTGAGAGAACTTCAAGATCAAAAGACAGTCGGTTTTACGCAAGAGCAAGTGCACTCGGACTACAAAGCCATGAAATCTCAGGTGATGAATTCTTTGAAGAAACGCTTTCGCCCAGAATTTTTGAATCGTGTGGATGAAATTTTAGTTTTCCACGCTTTAACTGAGAACCACTTAAAAGAAATTGTGCATAAATTTACGCAAGCTCTGGTTGCTCAATGTGAGCACCAAGGCATTCGTCTTCGTTTAACGCCAAAGGTAATAGAAAAATTAGCTAAAGAGGGCTATCAACCAGATCTAGGGGCACGTCCGCTTCGTCGGTTGATTCAACGGAAGATTGAAGATCCGATAAGTGAGGGAATTATAGACCAAGTGATTAGCAGAGGAGATCATGTCCAAATTGGAAGTCAAAAGGGAGAGTTTTACCTTCGGGTGAGTCATCCAGATGGGACTAAGTCTGTCATTAAAATAGATCAATAA
- the tadA gene encoding tRNA adenosine(34) deaminase TadA: MKKEEYFMRLAIEEAKKAADQEEVPIGAIAVYQDQVIGRGYNLRERTNDATSHAEMQAIRGANQFLNNWRLRDVDLYVTLEPCSMCAGAIVLSRIRCVYYGASDPKAGAAGSLMNLLQDDRLNHACEVVSGVLKEENQKLLKDFFKDLRKKRKINSRKHLR, encoded by the coding sequence TTGAAAAAAGAAGAGTATTTTATGCGCTTGGCGATAGAAGAGGCGAAGAAAGCTGCTGATCAAGAGGAAGTCCCGATAGGAGCCATTGCGGTGTATCAAGATCAAGTGATTGGGAGGGGTTATAATTTAAGAGAGCGGACGAATGATGCCACGAGTCATGCAGAAATGCAAGCTATTCGTGGAGCCAATCAATTTTTGAATAATTGGCGGTTAAGGGATGTGGACCTTTATGTGACCTTAGAACCTTGCAGTATGTGTGCAGGAGCTATTGTCTTAAGTCGAATACGCTGTGTTTATTATGGAGCGAGTGATCCCAAAGCAGGCGCCGCAGGAAGCTTGATGAATTTGCTGCAAGATGATCGTTTAAATCACGCGTGCGAAGTGGTAAGTGGTGTTTTAAAAGAAGAAAATCAAAAACTTCTCAAAGATTTTTTTAAAGACTTGCGTAAAAAAAGAAAAATAAATTCCAGAAAACATCTTCGATAG
- the dnaX gene encoding DNA polymerase III subunit gamma/tau has translation MTYQALYRKWRPQRFEEIVGQEAVSKTLSHAIAQGRPSHAYLFCGPRGTGKTSAAKIFSKAINCPHSTAGEPCNQCVICKAITEGSLSDVIEIDAASNNGVEEIRDIRDKVRYTPTEALYKVYIIDEVHMLSTGAFNALLKTLEEPPQNVIFILATTEAHKIPATVISRTQRFDFKRLSKSALVGRMAYILDQEKVSYEEEALTIIAQEANGGMRDALSLLDQVLSFSQGQLTVELTRQVTGVLSDEMKITYVEALANGEVDRSLGLLREILASGREAGRFIEEMLVFIRDLLLAQQLSHTGESELLRHYPEAFHQCAQAISGDNLYQMMQVFNDVKQDLRYTLQPDIYLEVATIKLGQGLQLSSSSSSQEWEQLQEEVVQLKQMVHSLQASLQATGEERREETHPVQEKATGANKLSTGKTFEPDYALIYQTLSQATKMNRNRILSVWPEVISALPTVQQALLHQTEPVAASPDAFVVTFDYAIFCQRVHEDKSLLQEVSRLIQQFLGRPGWLLVVTKEQWQEVRQTYVSALKEGRQEELVGVVKTETPPKEESEELPESVEDTVSQPLIDLFGEDQVTIMDD, from the coding sequence TTGACTTACCAAGCTTTATATCGAAAGTGGCGCCCTCAGCGTTTTGAAGAAATTGTGGGTCAAGAAGCGGTCTCTAAAACTTTAAGTCATGCGATTGCCCAAGGAAGGCCTAGTCACGCTTATTTATTTTGTGGGCCTAGGGGGACTGGGAAGACAAGCGCTGCTAAAATTTTTTCGAAAGCTATTAATTGTCCGCATTCGACTGCAGGGGAGCCCTGTAACCAATGCGTTATTTGTAAGGCTATTACAGAAGGCAGTCTAAGTGATGTGATTGAAATCGATGCGGCCTCCAATAATGGGGTAGAAGAAATTCGAGATATTCGTGACAAAGTCAGGTATACTCCGACAGAAGCTCTTTATAAAGTTTATATTATTGATGAAGTTCATATGTTATCTACCGGAGCTTTTAATGCTTTACTCAAAACATTAGAAGAGCCTCCTCAAAATGTGATTTTTATTCTAGCGACCACAGAAGCGCATAAAATCCCTGCTACCGTTATTTCTAGAACGCAACGTTTTGACTTTAAACGATTGAGTAAGTCGGCTTTAGTGGGACGAATGGCTTATATTTTGGATCAAGAGAAAGTTTCTTACGAAGAAGAAGCTTTAACCATTATTGCGCAAGAAGCGAATGGGGGAATGAGAGATGCCTTAAGTTTGCTAGATCAAGTCCTCTCATTTTCTCAAGGACAGTTAACAGTAGAACTGACGAGACAAGTGACAGGGGTATTAAGTGATGAAATGAAAATTACCTATGTGGAAGCCTTAGCCAATGGTGAAGTAGATCGGTCGCTTGGATTACTTCGGGAGATTTTGGCTTCAGGAAGAGAAGCCGGTCGGTTCATTGAAGAAATGTTGGTTTTTATTCGCGACCTCTTGTTAGCACAGCAACTTTCCCATACAGGAGAAAGTGAATTATTGAGACACTATCCAGAAGCCTTTCATCAATGTGCTCAGGCTATTTCGGGAGACAATTTGTATCAAATGATGCAAGTCTTTAATGACGTCAAGCAAGATCTGCGCTATACCCTTCAACCGGATATTTATCTTGAAGTCGCTACGATTAAACTGGGACAAGGCCTTCAGCTGTCTTCTTCAAGCAGCTCACAAGAATGGGAGCAATTGCAAGAAGAAGTCGTTCAATTAAAACAAATGGTTCATAGCCTTCAAGCTTCTTTGCAAGCCACTGGCGAAGAGAGAAGAGAAGAGACTCATCCTGTGCAGGAAAAGGCAACAGGTGCGAATAAATTATCGACTGGAAAAACCTTTGAGCCGGATTATGCGCTTATCTATCAGACCCTTTCTCAAGCAACGAAAATGAATCGTAATCGAATTTTGAGTGTTTGGCCAGAAGTGATCTCCGCTCTCCCTACTGTTCAACAGGCACTTCTCCATCAAACAGAACCTGTTGCAGCAAGCCCGGATGCATTTGTGGTCACCTTTGATTATGCTATTTTTTGTCAGAGGGTTCATGAAGACAAGAGCTTGCTTCAAGAAGTGAGTCGATTAATCCAACAATTTTTAGGACGTCCAGGGTGGCTATTAGTAGTGACTAAAGAGCAATGGCAAGAAGTTCGACAAACTTATGTGTCTGCTTTAAAAGAAGGACGCCAAGAAGAGTTAGTTGGGGTTGTGAAGACAGAAACGCCTCCCAAAGAAGAATCAGAAGAACTTCCAGAATCAGTAGAAGATACAGTGAGTCAGCCTTTAATTGATTTGTTTGGGGAAGACCAAGTGACGATTATGGATGATTAA
- a CDS encoding YbaB/EbfC family nucleoid-associated protein, with product MMNMQKMLKEAKKMQAKLEESQKELEKQTFEGHEPSGMIQVTVGGDRTLKAMTIKPEVVDPEDIDMLVDLVITAVNDGLSQVERAQEQKMGNLTKGFPGF from the coding sequence ATGATGAATATGCAAAAGATGCTAAAAGAAGCAAAAAAAATGCAAGCTAAGTTAGAAGAAAGTCAAAAAGAATTAGAAAAACAAACTTTCGAAGGGCACGAACCTTCTGGCATGATCCAAGTGACTGTTGGGGGAGATCGAACCCTCAAAGCGATGACCATTAAACCTGAAGTGGTTGATCCAGAAGATATTGATATGTTGGTTGATTTAGTGATTACAGCAGTGAATGATGGTTTGAGTCAAGTGGAAAGGGCGCAAGAACAAAAAATGGGGAACTTAACCAAAGGCTTCCCTGGCTTCTAA
- the recR gene encoding recombination mediator RecR, whose translation MQYPEPIARLIESFKYLPGIGAKTAARLAFYVLTMPDEQVKDFAQALKAVKEKMRYCSQCGNVTDEDPCWICQDTSRNASEIMVVEDTQDVMAMERMRNYHGRYHVLHGVLSPIEGTGPEDLNIRSLLTRLQDSTIQEVILATNATAEGEATATYLARLIKPAGIKVTRLAYGLSVGSDIEYADEMTLQRAIDGRRQV comes from the coding sequence ATGCAATATCCTGAACCGATTGCGCGGTTAATTGAGAGCTTTAAATATTTACCAGGGATAGGAGCTAAGACGGCAGCTCGGTTAGCCTTTTATGTTCTAACAATGCCAGATGAACAAGTGAAAGATTTCGCCCAGGCTTTGAAGGCAGTGAAAGAAAAAATGAGGTATTGTTCTCAATGTGGCAATGTCACGGATGAAGATCCTTGTTGGATTTGCCAAGATACAAGTCGAAACGCCAGTGAGATTATGGTAGTAGAAGATACTCAAGACGTGATGGCCATGGAGAGAATGCGTAATTATCACGGCCGATATCATGTCTTACATGGTGTCCTTTCCCCTATTGAAGGAACAGGACCTGAGGATTTAAACATTCGTTCTTTGTTGACGCGTTTACAGGATTCGACGATTCAAGAAGTAATTCTAGCCACAAATGCTACGGCTGAAGGCGAGGCTACAGCGACTTATCTTGCTCGCCTCATTAAACCGGCGGGGATTAAAGTGACGCGGTTAGCCTATGGGTTATCTGTGGGGAGCGATATTGAATATGCTGACGAGATGACCTTACAACGGGCGATTGATGGGAGACGGCAAGTGTAG
- the tmk gene encoding dTMP kinase, protein MRGVFITVEGPDGAGKTTLIEGLMEKLQGNLRCPLVFSREPGGEAIAEQIRSIILDTANTAMDKRAEALLYAASRRQHLVGKILPALEAGSFVLCDRFVDSSFAYQGYGRQIGGDEVLELNQFATEGLQADLTLYCDLPAEEGIRRITEYRSQENNRLDRESMAFHHRVVEGYQELLRRYPDRIIAIDAQKSPQEMLQQALEALYQRYPTYFKLKD, encoded by the coding sequence ATGCGAGGAGTATTTATTACAGTAGAAGGGCCAGATGGAGCAGGGAAAACCACACTTATTGAAGGACTTATGGAAAAACTTCAAGGAAATTTACGGTGCCCCTTAGTTTTTAGTCGGGAACCCGGTGGGGAAGCGATTGCTGAACAGATTCGATCAATTATTTTAGATACAGCGAATACGGCGATGGATAAACGAGCAGAAGCTTTGTTGTATGCCGCTAGTCGTAGACAGCATTTGGTGGGGAAAATTTTACCCGCTTTAGAGGCTGGCTCTTTTGTTCTCTGTGATCGTTTCGTTGACTCTTCTTTTGCTTATCAAGGCTATGGCAGGCAAATTGGAGGAGATGAGGTTTTAGAATTGAATCAATTTGCAACTGAAGGCTTACAAGCTGATCTGACCTTGTACTGTGATTTACCAGCAGAAGAGGGAATTCGCCGGATTACTGAATACAGGAGTCAGGAAAATAACCGTTTAGATCGAGAATCCATGGCTTTCCATCACCGAGTGGTAGAAGGTTATCAAGAACTTTTGCGACGGTATCCTGATCGAATAATAGCTATTGATGCCCAAAAAAGCCCGCAAGAAATGCTTCAGCAGGCTTTAGAAGCTCTTTATCAGCGGTACCCTACGTATTTTAAATTAAAGGATTAG
- the holB gene encoding DNA polymerase III subunit delta' translates to MNEQFSILKKQPFLAHAMRRVLQADKLAHAYLLEGAKEAGQEEMALFLAAGVFCMSEQSPCGECPICQRILQRDYGDLEWMTSEESTIKIDQIRDLKRDLSLTGMEGNQRVFVIEQAEKMTVQAANSLLKFLEEPHASVYIFLLTCQREAILPTIQSRCQILHFVPLSLEKQVQVLMEEGIGQERALILSHMSYDVEKAKALNEDEIFNKSLQLLQTWLPLILRKDPRAFIMVTTDWMKLTKKREEISQLLQLMGLFLRDMLLVAAQGEDAQAHLIQANHYDNYLQTIQRYREENILQLIQLLPKAQRMLKSHVSPQAVLENLVLKAFAIKN, encoded by the coding sequence ATGAATGAGCAGTTTTCTATTTTAAAAAAGCAACCCTTCCTTGCTCACGCCATGCGGAGAGTTCTTCAAGCGGATAAATTAGCACATGCCTATCTTTTAGAAGGCGCTAAAGAAGCTGGACAGGAAGAGATGGCTCTGTTTTTGGCTGCAGGTGTTTTTTGCATGAGCGAGCAAAGCCCTTGTGGAGAGTGTCCGATTTGTCAGCGTATTCTCCAGAGAGATTATGGGGATTTGGAGTGGATGACCAGTGAAGAGAGTACCATTAAGATCGATCAGATCCGTGATTTGAAACGAGATCTAAGTTTAACGGGGATGGAAGGCAATCAACGCGTATTTGTGATTGAGCAAGCGGAAAAAATGACGGTTCAAGCCGCTAATAGTTTACTAAAATTTTTAGAAGAGCCGCATGCCTCCGTATATATTTTCCTTTTGACCTGTCAAAGAGAAGCGATTTTGCCAACGATCCAGTCACGTTGTCAGATCTTACATTTCGTGCCCTTGTCTTTGGAAAAGCAGGTACAAGTTTTGATGGAAGAGGGAATAGGTCAGGAAAGAGCTTTGATTTTAAGTCATATGAGTTATGACGTTGAAAAAGCAAAAGCTTTGAATGAAGACGAAATCTTCAATAAAAGCTTGCAATTGCTTCAAACTTGGCTCCCCCTTATTTTACGGAAGGATCCTCGAGCCTTTATTATGGTGACTACAGATTGGATGAAATTGACAAAGAAACGTGAAGAGATCAGTCAGTTACTTCAATTGATGGGACTTTTTTTAAGAGATATGCTGTTAGTTGCAGCTCAAGGAGAAGACGCACAAGCCCATTTAATTCAAGCGAATCACTATGATAACTACCTTCAAACTATTCAAAGGTATCGAGAAGAAAATATCCTTCAGCTCATTCAATTGCTTCCCAAAGCTCAGCGGATGTTAAAGAGTCATGTGAGTCCACAAGCCGTTTTAGAAAATTTAGTTTTGAAAGCTTTTGCGATTAAAAACTAA
- a CDS encoding GNAT family N-acetyltransferase: MIDFSMIHHDLSHYEDNDLYEFLGNQHTPHVINQNFFQLHFTPTCEEWFLLEEQFMDYAEELHLKNIAIHLPMSTGIDQDLLDYLEEAHYVLAISSLMILRPKDYQQPSTFYTPIQLSRVSNTQDQQDFLDFQVLFDRTQGSAYTQEMQAIYKERFQKKTIISYFCRDSRSKQILATVQIIQSKDYLEIDHLTVAPAYRRKGLAKTILHQLFQQANTQNKQLILVTDTDSIAEKLYLSLGFHSVGFHLEFSRALTPDFTQQFLLEEE; the protein is encoded by the coding sequence ATGATAGATTTTTCAATGATCCATCATGATTTAAGTCATTACGAAGATAATGACCTTTACGAATTTCTAGGGAACCAACATACCCCACATGTGATCAATCAGAATTTTTTTCAATTACACTTTACCCCTACTTGTGAGGAGTGGTTCTTATTAGAAGAACAGTTTATGGATTACGCAGAAGAACTGCATCTTAAAAATATAGCTATTCATCTTCCTATGTCGACCGGCATTGATCAAGACCTTCTTGATTACTTAGAAGAAGCCCATTACGTTTTAGCCATCTCTTCTTTGATGATCTTACGCCCCAAAGATTATCAACAGCCGTCTACTTTTTATACTCCCATCCAGCTTTCAAGGGTATCCAACACACAAGACCAACAGGACTTTCTAGATTTCCAAGTTCTCTTCGATCGCACGCAAGGGAGCGCGTATACCCAAGAAATGCAAGCTATCTATAAGGAACGTTTTCAAAAGAAAACTATTATTTCTTATTTTTGTAGAGACTCCCGCTCCAAACAAATCTTAGCGACGGTTCAAATTATTCAATCCAAAGATTACTTAGAAATTGATCATCTGACCGTTGCACCTGCTTATCGAAGAAAAGGATTAGCTAAAACGATCCTCCATCAGCTCTTTCAACAAGCAAATACTCAAAATAAACAACTCATCCTAGTGACCGATACCGACAGCATCGCTGAAAAACTTTACCTTTCTTTAGGCTTTCATTCTGTCGGTTTCCATTTGGAATTTTCTCGAGCTCTGACTCCAGATTTCACCCAACAATTTCTTCTAGAAGAAGAATAA